In Janthinobacterium sp. 67, a genomic segment contains:
- the rimP gene encoding ribosome maturation factor RimP yields the protein MQQLGLIEKTVTGLGYELVDVERAERGLLRVFIDFSAADAAEKGPITVEDCATVSHQLSHVLTVENVPYERLEISSPGLDRPVRKLEDFVRFAGQEIIVKLMVAMPGTNNRKSFQGILQEPVGDKLSLEFEGKDGPAMLEFTLADVDKARLVPQVVFKGRKA from the coding sequence TTGCAGCAGTTGGGATTAATTGAAAAGACGGTTACAGGTCTGGGCTATGAGCTCGTTGATGTCGAACGTGCCGAGCGCGGACTGCTGCGCGTCTTTATTGATTTCAGCGCCGCCGATGCCGCTGAAAAAGGTCCGATCACGGTCGAAGACTGTGCCACGGTCAGTCACCAGTTATCGCATGTGTTGACGGTCGAGAACGTTCCTTACGAGCGTCTCGAGATTTCATCCCCGGGTCTCGATCGTCCGGTGCGCAAGCTGGAAGACTTTGTCCGTTTCGCAGGTCAGGAAATCATCGTCAAGCTGATGGTGGCGATGCCGGGTACGAACAACCGGAAATCGTTCCAGGGGATTCTGCAAGAACCCGTGGGCGATAAATTGTCGTTGGAATTTGAAGGTAAGGATGGTCCGGCGATGTTGGAGTTTACGCTCGCCGATGTGGATAAGGCACGCTTGGTGCCGCAGGTGGTTTTTAAGGGACGCAAAGCATGA